From the genome of Polyodon spathula isolate WHYD16114869_AA chromosome 14, ASM1765450v1, whole genome shotgun sequence, one region includes:
- the LOC121327191 gene encoding leucine-rich repeat and IQ domain-containing protein 4-like: MLSVRFSNIVTSLFLDTGIKSSIVKLELPRELANRVLFLDSSDRQLLTIPSDILELEELEELHLEKNLIQTIPSEIKLLQNLKVLYLHDNNIEHLCDELSELKNLLSLDLSNNPLTRAAGSLWVVSRLRSLRELRLYNLNLGELPVQICKNNYNLELMGLSGNDLVLLPSEMTNMTKLREIYLQRNRFEMLPSVLCQLPDLQIVDLEQNALGAIPDEIASLQKLKKLFLASNSLALLPDSLFKCTNLIVLDVTNNQLRKLPRSLSALTGLVELGLSNNKLCVFPPMLGKVVSLQVLYLKNTGLRTLHSRCANLTEIRLLDLSQNKFSTFPAEICSLVNLEVLSLDDNRLHEIPAEVKNLSNLKCLGLTGNRFVHFPEEICFLASLEKLYLGQDQGFKLTAVHKSIGLLQNLRELYLENNIFEMLPATIGLLKNLEILDCHNNQLLELPNSICNLQGLKKFFLQCNRLTCLPDDLDRLPTLQALTLEENPLQDPPLEVCTQGIAAINRHLQEKRRCKALATNIQAWWRGLMVRRYLGPFKELKKDKKKGKGKKDNIGKKGSAKGKKKK; encoded by the exons ATGCTTTCAGTTCGATTCTCTAATATTGTCACCTCATTATTCCTGGACACTGGGATTAAAAGTAGCATCGTTAAATTGGAGCTACCAAGAGAACTTGCCAACCGGGTTTTATTTCTGGACTCCTCTGATCGTCAGCTACTAACCATCCCATCAGATATTCTGGAGCTGGAGGAGTTGGAGGAACTGCACTTGGAGAAGAACTTAATCCAGACCATCCCTAGCGAGATCAAACTTCTCCAGAATCTCAAAGTCCTTTACCTGCATGACAACAACATAGAGCACCTGTGTGATGAGCTGAGTGAGCTGAAAAACTTATTAAGTCTAGATCTGAGCAATAATCCTCTGACCCGTGCTGCTGGCTCGCTTTGGGTTGTGAGCAGACTGCGGTCTCTCCGTGAGCTGAGACTCTACAACCTGAACCTGGGGGAGCTGCCTGTCCAGATCTGCAAAAACAATTACAACCTGGAGCTGATGGGTCTGTCTGGGAATGATCTTGTGTTGCTGCCCAGCGAGATGACAAACATGACTAAGCTTCGAGAAATCTACTTGCAGAGGAACCGATTTGAGATGCTACCTAGTGTCCTCTGCCAGCTTCCTGACTTACAAATAGTAGACTTGGAGCAGAATGCCCTGGGGGCTATACCAGACGAGATTGCATCTCTGCAAAAACTTAAGAAACTCTTCCTAGCCTCCAACAGCCTTGCATTGCTCCCCGATTCTCTTTTCAAATGTACCAACTTAATAGTCCTTGATGTCACCAATAACCAGCTGAGAAAATTACCTCGTAGCCTGTCTGCGCTAACGGGTCTTGTTGAACTGGGACTGTCTAATAACAAACTTTGTGTGTTTCCACCCATGCTTGGCAAGGTGGTGTCACTGCAGGTGCTCTACTTGAAAAACACAGGGCTGAGGACTCTGCATTCTCGGTGTGCTAACTTAACAGAGATACGGCTCCTCGACCTCAGCCAAAACAAGTTCAGTACGTTTCCTGCAGAGATCTGTTCTCTGGTCAATTTAGAGGTGCTGTCTTTGGATGACAACAGATTACATGAG ATACCTGCTGAAGTTAAGAATCTCTCCAACCTGAAATGTTTAGGGCTAACCGGCAATCGGTTTGTCCATTTCCCGGAAGAGATTTGTTTTCTTGCATCTTTGGAGAAGCTGTACCTGGGACAGGATCAGGGGTTCAAGCTCACAGCTGTGCACAAGAGCATTGGTCTGCTCCAG AATCTGAGAGAGCTTTACCTGGAAAACAACATATTTGAGATGCTTCCTGCAACAATTGGTCTCTTAAAGAATTTAGAGATCCTGGATTGTCATAACAACCAGCTCTTGGAGTTACCAAATTCTATCTGCAATTTACAAG GTTTGAAGAAGTTCTTCCTCCAGTGTAACAGGCTGACCTGCCTCCCAGATGATCTGGACAGGCTGCCGACTCTGCAGGCTCTGACCCTGGAGGAGAACCCTCTCCAGGACCCCCCGCTGGAGGTCTGCACCCAGGGCATTGCTGCCATCAACAGGCACCTGCAGGAGAAGAGAAGGTGCAAGGCTCTGGCAACAAAT ATCCAGGCATGGTGGCGAGGGCTGATGGTGCGGAGGTATTTGGGTCCCTTCAAAGAACTcaagaaagacaaaaagaaaggCAAAGGAAAGAAGGATAACATAGGGAAGAAAGGATCGGCAAAGGGCAAGAAAAAGAAATGA
- the lrrc31 gene encoding leucine-rich repeat-containing protein 31 isoform X1 produces MENSVDSQKKEEGSQKRSPFDLIMNQIRRKKSFAERPQRSSVSRFFRPSENSEKKGKGISETKESEDKPEDKENIGSETEDAGLAGTEVCSVVGWGRVKQFVQKLGKKPDSRSLSLCNCGLTATDVVELATMLPFLTQLEDLDLSWNDLIGGALKALTFHLQHVNRLKTLKLSNCRLTAEDITALGQAFEYIPLLEELDLSWNSYIGGHLSCLTEGLQLDCRVKTLCLVDCGITADDAKSLGEALVLLPSLEVLDLSVNKHLASGLQDFAPALRHTPRLQVLRLHMCGLKQDSIQTLGSALQHLPDLKMLDLSCNKEAGGGFKEGGAQIATLKGLQSLDLHLCCLTDEDMLALTQVIPLLSDLQELDLSSNKKTGVMIQHLFSRLRFLPKLKSLLINNCNLTEDSYRTLVEAVSQLFELEVLNLSWNKCVGGSLKLLLDPLVQTSSLQVLKLSSCSLTGDDLVDLASVSKSGELAHLRQLDLTYNDTVEDAGWAHFFQDTMGLKELTELDISLRPSTCRDPSPWIDSLQGFLIRLPALSEFGLHRWVLTNQQRECLESFNNSHKRSVHFDCYHSTTEQGRAPWSRTAGQENSPRKD; encoded by the exons ATGGAGAACTCcg TAGACTCGCAGAAGAAAGAGGAAGGCTCTCAGAAGAGGTCCCCGTTTGACTTGATCATGAATCAGATTCGGAGGAAGAAGTCCTTTGCGGAGCGTCCCCAGCGCTCGTCTGTGAGCAGATTCTTCCGACCCTCCGAGAATTCCGAAAAAAAGGGGAAAGGCATTTCCGAAACTAAAGAGTCAGAGGACAAGCCTGAAGATAAGGAGAATATTGGATCTGAAACAG AAGATGCCGGCTTGGCAGGCACAGAGGTGTGCTCGGTGGTGGGCTGGGGGAGAGTGAAACAGTTCGTTCAGAAGCTGGGAAAGAAGCCTGACAGCCGGAGCTTGAGTCTCTGTAACTGTGGACTGACAGCCACTGACGTGGTAGAGCTGG CTACAATGCTACCATTCTTGACTCAGCTAGAGGACCTGGATCTCTCCTGGAATGATTTAATTGGTGGAGCACTGAAAGCATTGACGTTTCACCTCCAGCATGTAAACAGACTGAAAACACTGAAGCTTAGCAACTGCAGACTGACTGCTGAAGATATAACTGCTTtag GGCAGGCTTTTGAATACATCCCTCTGCTTGAAGAGCTGGACCTGTCCTGGAACAGCTACATTGGGGGTCACCTGTCCTGCCTCACCGAGGGACTGCAGCTGGACTGCAGGGTGAAGACACTCTGCCTGGTAGACTGCGGGATCACAGCTGATGACGCCAAATCACTGG GCGAGGCACTGGTTCTGCTGCCCTCCCTGGAAGTGCTGGATCTCTCTGTGAATAAACACCTCGCTAGTGGGCTGCAGGACTTTGCCCCAGCACTGAGGCACACCCCTCGCCTGCAAGTCCTGAGGCTGCACATGTGTGGACTCAAACAGGACAGCATTCAGACTCTGG GTAGTGCATTGCAGCATCTCCCAGACCTGAAGATGCTGGATCTGTCCTGCAATAAAGAGGCTGGAGGAGGGTTTAAAGAAGGGGGTGCACAGATAGCCACTCTGAAAGGGCTACAAAGCCTGGATCTGCATCTCTGCTGTCTAACAGATGAGGACATGCTGGCTCTCA CCCAGGTTATCCCTTTGCTCTCTGATCTCCAAGAGCTGGATTTGTCATCCAATAAAAAGACAGGTGTCATGATCCAGCATTTGTTCTCCAGACTCCGGTTTCTACCCAAGCTGAAGTCTCTTCTCATTAACAACTGCAACCTGACTGAGGACTCCTATCGAACACTAG TCGAAGCCGTGTCCCAGCTGTTTGAGCTGGAGGTCCTGAATCTCTCCTGGAATAAATGCGTGGGTGGAAGCCTCAAGTTGTTGCTGGATCCTCTGGTACAGACGTCATCTCTGCAAGTGCTGAAGTTGAGCAGCTGCAGCCTGACTGGAGACGACTTGGTGGATTTAG catcTGTGTCTAAATCTGGAGAGCTTGCACACTTGAGGCAGCTTGACCTAACCTACAACGACACCGTGGAGGATGCGGGGTGGGCTCACTTCTTCCAGGACACGATGGGGTTAAAGGAGCTGACCGAGCTGGATATCAGCCTACGCCCCTCCACTTGCCGCGACCCCTCCCCGTGGATCGACAGCCTGCAGGGGTTCCTGATCCGACTCCCTGCCCTCAGTGAGTTCGGGCTGCACAGGTGGGTCCTGACAAACCAACAGAGGGAGTGCCTGGAGTCCTTCAACAACAGCCACAAGAGGAGTGTTCACTTTGACTGCTATCACTCCACCACAGAGCAGGGCAGGGCCCCTTGGAGCAGGACAGCTGGCCAGGAGAACTCTCCTAGAAAGGACTGA
- the lrrc31 gene encoding leucine-rich repeat-containing protein 31 isoform X2 gives MENSDSQKKEEGSQKRSPFDLIMNQIRRKKSFAERPQRSSVSRFFRPSENSEKKGKGISETKESEDKPEDKENIGSETEDAGLAGTEVCSVVGWGRVKQFVQKLGKKPDSRSLSLCNCGLTATDVVELATMLPFLTQLEDLDLSWNDLIGGALKALTFHLQHVNRLKTLKLSNCRLTAEDITALGQAFEYIPLLEELDLSWNSYIGGHLSCLTEGLQLDCRVKTLCLVDCGITADDAKSLGEALVLLPSLEVLDLSVNKHLASGLQDFAPALRHTPRLQVLRLHMCGLKQDSIQTLGSALQHLPDLKMLDLSCNKEAGGGFKEGGAQIATLKGLQSLDLHLCCLTDEDMLALTQVIPLLSDLQELDLSSNKKTGVMIQHLFSRLRFLPKLKSLLINNCNLTEDSYRTLVEAVSQLFELEVLNLSWNKCVGGSLKLLLDPLVQTSSLQVLKLSSCSLTGDDLVDLASVSKSGELAHLRQLDLTYNDTVEDAGWAHFFQDTMGLKELTELDISLRPSTCRDPSPWIDSLQGFLIRLPALSEFGLHRWVLTNQQRECLESFNNSHKRSVHFDCYHSTTEQGRAPWSRTAGQENSPRKD, from the exons ATGGAGAACTCcg ACTCGCAGAAGAAAGAGGAAGGCTCTCAGAAGAGGTCCCCGTTTGACTTGATCATGAATCAGATTCGGAGGAAGAAGTCCTTTGCGGAGCGTCCCCAGCGCTCGTCTGTGAGCAGATTCTTCCGACCCTCCGAGAATTCCGAAAAAAAGGGGAAAGGCATTTCCGAAACTAAAGAGTCAGAGGACAAGCCTGAAGATAAGGAGAATATTGGATCTGAAACAG AAGATGCCGGCTTGGCAGGCACAGAGGTGTGCTCGGTGGTGGGCTGGGGGAGAGTGAAACAGTTCGTTCAGAAGCTGGGAAAGAAGCCTGACAGCCGGAGCTTGAGTCTCTGTAACTGTGGACTGACAGCCACTGACGTGGTAGAGCTGG CTACAATGCTACCATTCTTGACTCAGCTAGAGGACCTGGATCTCTCCTGGAATGATTTAATTGGTGGAGCACTGAAAGCATTGACGTTTCACCTCCAGCATGTAAACAGACTGAAAACACTGAAGCTTAGCAACTGCAGACTGACTGCTGAAGATATAACTGCTTtag GGCAGGCTTTTGAATACATCCCTCTGCTTGAAGAGCTGGACCTGTCCTGGAACAGCTACATTGGGGGTCACCTGTCCTGCCTCACCGAGGGACTGCAGCTGGACTGCAGGGTGAAGACACTCTGCCTGGTAGACTGCGGGATCACAGCTGATGACGCCAAATCACTGG GCGAGGCACTGGTTCTGCTGCCCTCCCTGGAAGTGCTGGATCTCTCTGTGAATAAACACCTCGCTAGTGGGCTGCAGGACTTTGCCCCAGCACTGAGGCACACCCCTCGCCTGCAAGTCCTGAGGCTGCACATGTGTGGACTCAAACAGGACAGCATTCAGACTCTGG GTAGTGCATTGCAGCATCTCCCAGACCTGAAGATGCTGGATCTGTCCTGCAATAAAGAGGCTGGAGGAGGGTTTAAAGAAGGGGGTGCACAGATAGCCACTCTGAAAGGGCTACAAAGCCTGGATCTGCATCTCTGCTGTCTAACAGATGAGGACATGCTGGCTCTCA CCCAGGTTATCCCTTTGCTCTCTGATCTCCAAGAGCTGGATTTGTCATCCAATAAAAAGACAGGTGTCATGATCCAGCATTTGTTCTCCAGACTCCGGTTTCTACCCAAGCTGAAGTCTCTTCTCATTAACAACTGCAACCTGACTGAGGACTCCTATCGAACACTAG TCGAAGCCGTGTCCCAGCTGTTTGAGCTGGAGGTCCTGAATCTCTCCTGGAATAAATGCGTGGGTGGAAGCCTCAAGTTGTTGCTGGATCCTCTGGTACAGACGTCATCTCTGCAAGTGCTGAAGTTGAGCAGCTGCAGCCTGACTGGAGACGACTTGGTGGATTTAG catcTGTGTCTAAATCTGGAGAGCTTGCACACTTGAGGCAGCTTGACCTAACCTACAACGACACCGTGGAGGATGCGGGGTGGGCTCACTTCTTCCAGGACACGATGGGGTTAAAGGAGCTGACCGAGCTGGATATCAGCCTACGCCCCTCCACTTGCCGCGACCCCTCCCCGTGGATCGACAGCCTGCAGGGGTTCCTGATCCGACTCCCTGCCCTCAGTGAGTTCGGGCTGCACAGGTGGGTCCTGACAAACCAACAGAGGGAGTGCCTGGAGTCCTTCAACAACAGCCACAAGAGGAGTGTTCACTTTGACTGCTATCACTCCACCACAGAGCAGGGCAGGGCCCCTTGGAGCAGGACAGCTGGCCAGGAGAACTCTCCTAGAAAGGACTGA